GAGGGCATCGTTGCCGGACAGGGGAATCCTGAGGATATCGACATGCTCCTGGAACTGGCTGATACCGTATCGTCGACGGCGCTGTGCGGCCTCGGCAAATCCGCCGCCTTCCCGGTTGTCAGCACCATCAAGTATTTCCGCGAAGAATATGAAGCTCACGTGGTGGAACGGCGATGTCCGTCCAAGATCTGCCAGAAATTAAGACGGATTTATATTGACCGGGAAATATGCCGCGGCTGCTCTAAGTGCGCCAAGCTGTGTCCGGTTGGAGCTATTTCCGGCAAGATCAAGGAGCCGTTTATGATCGATTCCGGGAAATGCATAAAATGCAGAGCCTGTATAGACTCATGCGCGTTTAAAGCAATAAAGGAGGACTGACACCGTGAGCACGGAGTTTATGATTATTGATAATCTGCCGGTGGAAATTGCCGGTGAAAAAAATATCCTGGATTTGATCAGAAAGGCGGGAATCGAACTCCCCACCTTCTGCTACTACTCGGAATTGTCGGTTTATGGCGCCTGCCGCATGTGCGTTGTGGAGGATAACCGGGGAGAGATTCATGCCGCCTGTTCCACACCGCCCCAGGCCGGTATGGAGGTGCGCACGAATACGCCCCGGCTTAGAAAATACCGAAAGATGATCCTGGAGTTGCTCCTGTCCAGTCATTGCCGCGATTGCACCACCTGCGAGAAAAATGGAAGATGTAAGCTTCAGGAACTGGCCCAGCGTTTTGGCATAAAGCAGGTACGGTTTGGCAATACATTCGGGGAGGCTGAACTTGATACCTCGTCACTCTGCATTGTCCGGGACAAGAGCAAATGTATCCTGTGCGGCGACTGTGTGAGAATGTGTGATGAAGTACAAAATATCGGCGCCATCGATTTTGCTTTTCGTGGCTCAAAGATGTGCGTCAGCACGGCGTTTGACGCACCAATAGCCACGACCAACTGTGTGGGGTGCGGCCAATGTGCGGCTGTCTGTCCCACAGGGGCGATCGTTGTCAGAAATGATACGGTGAAGCTGTGGCAGGACATAAGCGATAAGGATACCAAAGTGGTCGTGCAGATAGCTCCCGCCGTCAGAGTCGGCATCGGGCAAGAACTGGGCCTTGCCGACGGGGAAAATGTGATGGGCAGAATCGTCGCCGCCCTGAAGAGAATCGGGTTTGACGAAGTGTTTGACACTTCGACCGGCGCCGATCTTACGGTGCTGGAAGAAGCCGGCGAATTTACGGCGCGGCTGCAGAAAGAGGAAAAGCTGCCCTTATTCACCTCGTGTTGCCCGGCATGGGTAAGGTATGCTGAATTGCATTATCCTCAGCTTATGTACAAGATATCCACCTGCCGTTCGCCGATGCAGATGTTCGCCAGTGTAATGAAAGAGCATTACGGTCATTCCCACCGTAAGGTTGTCGTTGTGGCGATCATGCCCTGTACAGCCAAGAAGTATGAAGCGGCGCGGGATGAATTTAAAAAAGATGGGGTTCCCTATGTGGATTATGTTATTACCACCCAAGAGCTGATCCAAATGATTCGGGAAGCCGGCATCGTCTTTTCCGAAATTGAGCCGGAGGCTGTGGATATGCCGTTTGGCGCCGCCAGCGGCGCCGGAGTGATATTCGGGGTGACGGGCGGTGTTACCGAAGCGGTAATCCGGCGCATTGCCGACGATAAATCGGTTTCCGCCCTGCGGGCCATCGCTTTTACCGGCGTCCGGGGTCTGCAGGGAGTCAAGGAAGCAAGTATCGTCCTTGACGGCCGCGAGGTCAGGATTGCAGTCGTAAGCGGTCTCAAAAACGCGGATAGCTTGATCCATAAGATTCGCAGCGGCGAAAAAAAATATGATTTTATTGAAGTCATGGCCTGTCCCGGCGGCTGTATCTGCGGCGCCGGGCAGCCGGTTGCCGGACGGGAAGGGAGAAATAAAAGGAGCGTGGGGCTGTATGAGGCCGATCGAATGAGCAGCATCAAACGCTCGGAAGAAAATCCGATCATCATGGCGCTTTATGACGGGCTGCTGAAAGGCAACATACACAGGCTGCTCCATGTGGATTATGTTAGAAAGGCGTGACAATATGATCAAGGTCAGCGTTTGCATAGGCAGCGCCTGTCATATCAAAGGCTCCTATAATGTGCTGAATTCCCTGCAGCAATTGCGCGAAGAATACGGGCTGGCGGACCAGGTTGAGATTAACGCGATTTTTTGCCTGAATCATTGCACAGAAGCAGTATCTGTACAAATCGATGACGGTGCGGTCCATAGTGTTTCCGGATCAACGGCGCGGGACTTTTTTATCAAAAATATTTTGCCTTACGCTAGTCCATGAGAAAGAA
The sequence above is drawn from the Acetonema longum DSM 6540 genome and encodes:
- a CDS encoding [FeFe] hydrogenase, group A, whose translation is MSTEFMIIDNLPVEIAGEKNILDLIRKAGIELPTFCYYSELSVYGACRMCVVEDNRGEIHAACSTPPQAGMEVRTNTPRLRKYRKMILELLLSSHCRDCTTCEKNGRCKLQELAQRFGIKQVRFGNTFGEAELDTSSLCIVRDKSKCILCGDCVRMCDEVQNIGAIDFAFRGSKMCVSTAFDAPIATTNCVGCGQCAAVCPTGAIVVRNDTVKLWQDISDKDTKVVVQIAPAVRVGIGQELGLADGENVMGRIVAALKRIGFDEVFDTSTGADLTVLEEAGEFTARLQKEEKLPLFTSCCPAWVRYAELHYPQLMYKISTCRSPMQMFASVMKEHYGHSHRKVVVVAIMPCTAKKYEAARDEFKKDGVPYVDYVITTQELIQMIREAGIVFSEIEPEAVDMPFGAASGAGVIFGVTGGVTEAVIRRIADDKSVSALRAIAFTGVRGLQGVKEASIVLDGREVRIAVVSGLKNADSLIHKIRSGEKKYDFIEVMACPGGCICGAGQPVAGREGRNKRSVGLYEADRMSSIKRSEENPIIMALYDGLLKGNIHRLLHVDYVRKA
- a CDS encoding (2Fe-2S) ferredoxin domain-containing protein encodes the protein MIKVSVCIGSACHIKGSYNVLNSLQQLREEYGLADQVEINAIFCLNHCTEAVSVQIDDGAVHSVSGSTARDFFIKNILPYASP